The Ziziphus jujuba cultivar Dongzao chromosome 5, ASM3175591v1 genome segment CAATAATGGATTTGTCATGGCCATAACAGAAGTGCACTTGGTATGTATAGCATTGTCATGGCCATAACAGTAGAGCACTTGTTATGTATGGAAATTTGCATTCAGAAAAAGGCAGCAAGCAGAAGTTTGGCTTCCGGTTTGGAAATGTGCCTCAAAAACCGAGTTAAAGGAATTTAGCCCCATATATTACATCACCCTTTGTTTGGTTGAAATTTTCCATCGGGCGCTACCAGTATTCAGCTCAGACGGTACACAATATCACCCTTCCTCTTTGTAAGACCAAATAGACAGGGTTGCGTACCACCAATATAATAACCATAAGATAATGTGTTTGACAAGAAAAGATAGCCAAATAGGATGCATATTTGGCAAGGATCAAGATCAATAAATGCAGAATCTTAGGAAATACCCAACTGCCTTCAGGCACAGATAATAAATGGCTAATATACCTCAGATCGCAATAATGCAACAGCCCAGGAGAATGTGGACCCCACTATGACGACCCATCCACATCTACCTCTGACAGACAAGGGTGTTGAAAACAAACAGGTAAATGATTACCAGCCCTGGCTTGAAAACTGTGCCCTACCCATACCCTTATGACACATATAAGATGAAGATTCCTTTGCAACATCtctcttacccaaaaaaaagaatgaagagaTTTTAAGTGATAGGAGACATGTTTGTGGACACGAGCACACGAGcagttataaaaataattattaaaaaaaaaatggtcattAAGGATCAATTCTCCACACAGAGTGTTACAGAGGGCAGGTTACTTATTGCTATTTCATTGATTGGAAACCAGTATGCAAAGGATTTTCCCCTTGAACAAGCAAGTGCCAATGAAAGATGGAAGCTGAAAGTAACTTGACAGCTCCTACGTTTCAGATGATGTGATATAAATTCACAGATTTAAAAATGCAATATCAAAGTTTTCCAGTATGGTACCTGCAGATCAAGTTCAGGAGACACATCTTTCTGGCATTCAGTGGTTTCATATTCAGGGATAGCATCCAACATGCCCTTCCTTGAGTGCTTCTTCCGGAAACTAAGTTGCAATGTCTTGGTTAAGATGATAGGTGTTCCTGAGAAGCAACCTGCAACATAAACCTCAATGGTTGGTGATGTTAATTCGGGGCCACCGATATGTTTTCCCTTCAAGAAACCTGTGCCAGCAGTGATCTCTGACTCACAATTCATGCTccattgcttgacattgtttttcgATTCCCCAATAAAACCATTACTATTAGACATCTGCAAAACACCTAAGAGAATAAGATCTTCTTTGTCAAACACGTCAAATTTCACACTCCCAGTTAACCTTATGCTGTCTGTGCTCACAAACGTGGCTTCATCAGAATTCTTATCTACACGATCCCTTCTAAGAAGTGATGAGACACCATCAGAGTAAATGCTACTTTTAGCACCATTTATTTCCAAAATGGTGTCAGGGCTTAGAGGAATATGGTTGAGAGTGAGAAACTCAGGGGTCGAATCATCAAATTTGAAATTACATATCCTCACATAGAAGACTCTCAAATCAAGCCAAGGTGATGATAATTTATTGCAGGGTACGTAAGGAGAATATCTAATAATCTGGAGACCTGGATCAGCCACTTCACCATTGTTTGGTGTTTCACAATTGCCTTCCATCATTCAGGAACTCAATCCTCACTGAAACCCTTCAATTTTGGTTTAAATGGTGATTTCATCAGGTAAACTACGCAAGCTGAACTTGGATTGGCATACCAAACCTGTTTTGAGaacaaaatcattattttgCTATTGAgagcaaaaaaggaaaaaggaatggAATGATATAGTTTGCTTCTACTTTTTCAAAGAATGAGAATCACAGAAACCACATGATCAAACTCTAATCCATAAAAAAACAATGACAGGGTAAAATAAAGATTGCCATGCCACGTAATACAGTATTAAAAAGGAGCCCCAATTTGTAGGAACAGAAACCTTAGAATAAGGAAAAATTAAGACAAAATCTCAACTGAAAGGCAAGTAATCCAACTATGCAGGCAGACAAATAGGAACTCTAAAGAAAAGTACATGCACACTCAAATATCTGATCCAAGTGAAAGAAACACATCGAGACTAATAGAATTCATCGAGGATGAAAAAGGAAACAGAGTGAATGAATAACTAAACCAGATCGAATCAAACTTCAAGAAAAGCTGCCAAAGCCGAGAAACGGCGTCTATGGAAACTTACTAATGCCCACATAGAAATTcagggggaaaaataaaaaattcgatTTGCACAGAAGATTAAGCTTGGAATTTTCATAAAGAAAGGCTCATAACAAATATAGAAGATAGAACATAAAAATCGAAACGTTAAGAAGAGGAGGagaaacccccaaaaaaaaaaaaaaaaaaaaaaacccaccacCAGAGTTGGAAGCTTAAACGCAAAAAAGAGTACACATCTCCATCTTCGTTTAGCTcagttttaaagaaaaataatttctcaaaaataataagggatttttttccaattaaaaaaaaagaaaaaaagtgaaagaaCTCCCATATCTAAACAAAACTGCCGGCAATAGCTCATAATAAAGCACACGTCACACAACCAGCCAAATCTCTCACTGTCTCTCTCCCTCAGAATGATACAGAGCCACTTACCAAGGAATTCTTCCATCCACAAATCTCAACTTATAAACTTTTAATCAAATTCTTTTAGGAAGTGACTTCGCTTATCGCTTTCGACCGGCCAAGGTTTGAGCTTTGGATACCATACATTCAAAATTAGTGGCCAGCAGTATTAGAACTAACCCCACTCGAAAAAACAACACTCTCCGTCCgaaaaaaagattattattattattttttttcaattcttcggaaaaaaaaaaagaattagaagTCGGGGATAATCTGAAGTTGTCGAAAACAAATTGtcggaaagagaaagaattgatgGGTGCTTATAAATCAAGTATACAGGTATTCGTTGACGTGCGTGAAGATGGATATATACTCTTCGACGAAATGGGCACCTGTCTCACCTTCATATGATCTTATCCACTTTGCAGGCAAAGAATTTGCATTCACGAGGCCCTTGTCTGAAAGGGATGGGCAGGCAATCTCGGATATTAACGgctgttttttctctttcttatttttaaaataataataattaattatatcctAAGTAAAAttgggattaaaaaaaaaaaaaaaaaaaaaaaggggtttatTCCAAAAGGTCGGTAAaatcccccttttttttttctttgtttttttggcttttttgttGGGGTGGGGACATGGATGGTAGAAAGCCTTATATGATTGAAGCAATAAACGGAAAATTCTCGAAAATCTTACAGGAAAAAGAGTGGataattcaaagaaaaattgaattatcTAAATTTTAATCATACGGCCATAAAGTGCCAATGAAGGTAAGCTGGTAAATGAGCAGATCCAATCCGCTAAGCTTTTGGATCCAAACTCAGTCGAGCTTCGTAACCAGCCAACCCAATTCTTGATGAGATGGGCTTTCTTGCTAAATATGGCCCGGAAGAGAGAGTATTGGTCCATAAACCCTCCATTTAAGTCAGTTTCATTTTCAGTCTCTGGCCTAATTGAAAGCTTGCTGAAATCCACCTTCCCCTTTGCGGCCCGGTCACAATCATATACCGACActctggttttttttatttattttttattttttaattttaatttctggaTATATGACTATTTGGATTATAAgtaaaattagtaaaattttaaatctttttaaaaaaataattatttatttttattttaatatttattttaagacGAAAAAATATAAACCTAATGAATTAGATACCTActtatatggaaaaaaatatgtgaaaaaaattattctgaaatatgtcattttaaatatccaataaaagtgattatataattttttaaatatatatttttttaatttatttacaatatcaaatttaattatttataaattctaaatttcttattaattatcaaatataacaatataaattttcaaataacaaaatttttaaaaaactaaatatcaGAAATTATTCACCCTCCACACCTTGATACATTCCAACTATTTATTAGTTTTCACCATCATATTTCTATAAAAGCTCATTGTCCGTTGGCTTCGACCAATGCGCTCTCAATCTCATCAGTTTTACATTACTTTTAGTTTGCTTCCTCCTACGGTCATCCCCTTCATTCCTTGGATATGAAATGCAAAGAATTTCCACCATTTTGCATGGCAAGAGTTAGTTGAAGAGTGGCAATAATGATTGGAGTACTAATTTTAAGAACTTTTAGCACTCAAACAAATACTATATTTGAATTGATAGAATATaatagaaaagagaggaaaatatttaaatctctTTATTTGATGGTTAAAATGAAatggaaataaaagaaaaccgaatgtattattattatttttttaatcggttgtatttttttttttcaaaattaacagaaaacaaatgaaaaataatatattttagtgaatttttttaatatcctaATATTACCCCCATTTTTACTAATATGTTTATTGGCTTccatattcttttcttttctttcttatattaagcatcaaaataatacaaatcatttcctttcgtttcctcattaaaattatcatttttttaattaactccCTTCAATTCAAATGTAACGAAAGAAAAATGGATATGAGTGTTATTTGCCATGGCTTGTAAAAATGTTActtttggcttttaaaatttaaaagcactTTATGTATgtaatttggataattttatgaGGGTGGATTAATGGTAGGAAGCCGACTCAACCCATCATACCTGTTTGCAAGAGTTACGAGTTCGAGTTTTGGCAAGCTCTATTTGAGTTTTGGTGTGAGTTTCACATGCTGAGCATTGTAAGATAGAACGATATGGATATCCGTATAGTGGTGGACTGGGCAGCTTATAGATTTCTACATGGTTATAAAACTACAACTGCTAAtggttcataattttttaaaatctggaccaatgatatttataaagaggtctattttttttattaaaaaaaaattctaatctaaccaaaaccaataaaaatgttattttagaaaactttttttttttttttgtttgggtaagaatgttattttagaattttttttttttttggctaaaagttattttagaaattttttttttggctaaaaagttattttagaaaacttatgagtaaaacaaaagTATCATTAAATGGACtttcgccaaaaaaaaaaaggtatcatTTAATGGACGAAC includes the following:
- the LOC107420272 gene encoding uncharacterized protein At1g01500; the protein is MMEGNCETPNNGEVADPGLQIIRYSPYVPCNKLSSPWLDLRVFYVRICNFKFDDSTPEFLTLNHIPLSPDTILEINGAKSSIYSDGVSSLLRRDRVDKNSDEATFVSTDSIRLTGSVKFDVFDKEDLILLGVLQMSNSNGFIGESKNNVKQWSMNCESEITAGTGFLKGKHIGGPELTSPTIEVYVAGCFSGTPIILTKTLQLSFRKKHSRKGMLDAIPEYETTECQKDVSPELDLQIAEYRNYKPENEEDYGNMYWRRTEYMDGEDGELSWFNAGVRVGVGIGLGICLGIGVGVGLLVRTYQATTGKFKRRLM